The following coding sequences are from one Arachis hypogaea cultivar Tifrunner chromosome 7, arahy.Tifrunner.gnm2.J5K5, whole genome shotgun sequence window:
- the LOC112703610 gene encoding protein LIGHT-DEPENDENT SHORT HYPOCOTYLS 10, with translation MSTSKGKDIVEGSSRSPTDDGGGGSDDRIQPQHQLPLSRYESQKKRDWNTFGQYLRNQRPPVPLSQCNSSHVLEFLRYLDQFGKTKVHSQGCLFFGQTEPPGPCTCPLKQAWGSLDALIGRLRAAYEENGGLPETNPFASGAIRVYLREVRDSQAKARGIPYKKKKKKRNLINNKANGDTTTTSSLPALQ, from the coding sequence ATGTCCACAAGCAAAGGAAAAGATATAGTAGAGGGATCGTCAAGATCTCCTactgatgatggtggtggtggtagtgatgATCGGATTCAACCGCAACATCAATTGCCGTTGAGCCGATATGAGTCCCAAAAGAAGAGAGATTGGAACACTTTCGGCCAATACCTTAGGAACCAACGGCCTCCAGTGCCGCTTTCTCAGTGCAACTCCAGCCATGTCCTTGAATTTCTAAGATATTTAGATCAATTTGGAAAAACAAAGGTACACTCACAAGGTTGCTTGTTTTTCGGGCAGACCGAACCACCAGGACCTTGCACATGCCCTCTCAAACAAGCCTGGGGGAGCCTTGACGCTCTCATAGGCCGATTGAGAGCGGCATATGAGGAAAATGGAGGTCTACCCGAGACAAACCCATTTGCGAGTGGAGCCATAAGAGTTTACCTACGAGAGGTTAGGGACTCACAAGCCAAAGCAAGAGGAATCCcttataagaagaaaaagaagaagagaaatctaATCAATAATAAGGCCAACGGTGACACCACTACTACCTCAAGCTTACCAGCTTTGCAGTAA